A window of the Helianthus annuus cultivar XRQ/B chromosome 4, HanXRQr2.0-SUNRISE, whole genome shotgun sequence genome harbors these coding sequences:
- the LOC110934828 gene encoding protein LIGHT-DEPENDENT SHORT HYPOCOTYLS 3, whose amino-acid sequence MDPYTQNNNNHNMSYQDFSSLSTVASGSSSNSPAVAATPSRYENQKRRDWNTFCQYLKNHHPPLFIQQCSGAHVLEFLCYLDQFGKTKVHTLICPFYGHPNPPAPCPCPLRQAWGSLDALIGRLRAAYEENGGAPEVNPFGARPVKLYLREIRELQSKARGISYEKKKRKRLAPQEDHDNKLLPGMD is encoded by the coding sequence ATGGATCCATACACACAAAACAATAACAACCACAACATGAGCTACCAAGACTTCAGCAGCTTGTCCACCGTTGCATCCGGTTCCTCCAGTAACTCTCCGGCGGTTGCAGCCACCCCGAGCCGCTACGAGAACCAAAAACGCCGTGACTGGAACACTTTCTGTCAGTACCTCAAAAACCACCACCCTCCACTCTTTATACAACAATGCAGTGGTGCACATGTGCTTGAATTCCTTTGTTACCTGGACCAGTTTGGAAAGACTAAGGTTCACACCTTAATATGTCCGTTTTACGGGCACCCGAACCCACCAGCTCCTTGTCCGTGCCCACTTCGACAAGCTTGGGGCAGTTTGGATGCACTAATAGGCCGGCTTAGGGCTGCGTATGAAGAGAACGGTGGGGCTCCAGAAGTTAACCCGTTTGGGGCAAGACCAGTGAAGCTTTACCTTCGTGAGATTCGTGAGTTGCAATCGAAAGCAAGAGGGATCAGCTATGAGAAGAAGAAACGGAAACGTTTAGCGCCACAAGAAGATCATGATAACAAATTACTTCCTGGTATGGACTAA